cAAAAATATACGCAAATTGGGATTTTAGAGCTTTAAGTCATCAAGAAATCAATCTCAACAAGAATATGGTTAGATGTCACCCCGAAGTTTGTACATAAATTCATAACTTCTAATATATCAATAGCAGGAAGATGGAGATAACTTTTGCatggtataaaaaaaatttccctttcattttcatgaGGCCTTCAAACACAATGAACGAACAAATAGAAGATGAACAAATAACTTTTTTGGgtgatttaaaatatcaaagaaagtCATTTTAAAGTATCCTCACATTTGTCCTTGAAAATCTATTGTTTTTTGACGATCACATGTGCTTAAGGAGGGTATTTTACCAAATGTTACCAATCTTCCTCGAGAAGCGAGAGCCTTCAAGGAGTTGAATGAAGAGATTCACAATGTTCATAGGCAAGCATCATGAGAGGCGTAAAATGTTTATGAATGGCATTCCAACCCAGagaagtaaaatataaatggtTGGAACTTGCAAAGAGGGGACGAGGATGTGAAAGGATCTCGTTATCGGATTCTTATTCGTTTTCATTTTGTCCAGAGTCATAAACTAAAGAAAGATTTTGCCCTTTCCCAATGCAAGCCAGCAACTCCCTTTAGCTCAGTTCatagtctcatggttttgcacATTCAGGTTCAATTCCGGCCAAGCATCTGGCCACAAACTCAAATgcctcaagcctaccgctagtagatattgtcgtctttaggctttccctcaagatttttaaaacgtgtctgttagggagaggtttccacacccttataaagggtgattcgttcttctccccaaccgatgtgggatctcacaatccatccccatTCGGGGCCcggcgtcctcgctggcactcgttcctttctccaatcgacgtggaaCTCCCACTAAATTCACCCCTTTGAAgtcagtgtccttactggcacatcgcctcatgtccaccccttcggagctcagcctcctttGCTGGCTATAGCCTGATGTCTAGTAAATTCTAAGTTGGCTAACAAAGTTggacttaaattaaaaatatcaaaatcataacTATCTTCATATGATTTTATGAAAACTAATTTATTCAATGTAGACCTCCACAATTTCAATTTGATCTTCTaattataaaagatattttgcTAAAATCGACGGCTTTATACGAACTATCTTGGCACTAACATCTAAGCTCCTgatagaagaacaaaacacgaTATCTCTCTCCACGCATAAGAAATAAAGCTCATCGAAAACTGATCATGGAGCGGAAAATTTGCATATCAAATGATATCGAAATGTGCGCAGCATTACATGGATTTCTACATCGATGCAGCATATTAAATAACGTATTGATGCAGTGCATTGTAATAAAACACGAGAACAGAGAACATTTCATTACGTAAACAACAATTGAAAGCATGATACGGAATCCAAAAACGAAACAAACCTCATCAGAACCAGAAACCAATATAGGCTCCTTCCGGAAATCCCTAGAATACGTCACGGCGGCTTCTTTCTCCAACTACTCCTCACATCTCCCCAATTCCGAAATCCGATCGCCGTCGAATACCCGGGAATTCGAATCATCAACTCCACCGATCAGTGCACGGGAAGGCGGCGAGCGGAAGAACAAATCGGGCCATGAATCAACCATGGCTACATTTTTTGAAACATCAAGCCGACACAGAAAGATAATGTCTGCTATGACCACGAGAGCAATGAACAGAAGCATCGCATTTGaccatttttttgttgggtggTATCGGAACCCCACTGGACACCGGCAACTCCTCCGGTGTGGCCCATGATCTGGATCCTCTTCGATTAACGAACATGGCCGCCATTCCAATCTCCTTAATTTGATTTAGAATTCCCTCGAAATTCGTAATTCCGGGAGTTCGCTTTTTATCCGATTTTTTAACCCTCCGACtgataaattcaataaatccctttttaattttatttcaaaattcattaaGTAACTCATTACAGGCAGGCAGCCTTAGTAGTCAGAATTGTGCGTGCACCTCGAGATTACTCtccaaattcaaatcaaagaaattgagTACTAGCAACGTATGGCTATGGATGCAACAGGCTTTCTGCAATTGATGCCGAAATGGGGCAGCTAAAtaatgtgaaagaaaagaatcacGTCGAAGGGTGCTTTCTTTTGAGGAGTGTGAGTCGAAAGTGGTTGGTTCAGGCAGAACCGGGATTTCGAGTTTATCTGACATAGTAGCTACAATGGGAGATTAAGAATTCGGAGGTCTAACTTCTTCTACACGAACCAGTCGGCAAGATGGGCGGACCCAAGACGGTCAATTTAGtctatatttacaaaatttaaacacaaattatcaaaattctttaatataactttatagtttaatttcaagaaatttaaaaattaaaatatcatgataaactatcattaaaaaaaaatgaaaataaatggactaaaataataatttcttaaaagtagaaaaataaaaatacaatttttttctccaaaattgaaaaatataatagctAAAATATTCGTATAAtctatcattttaaaaatttttagaaCGCGTCTGTCTATAAATAATGAGTTATATTCACAAAATATGTAACTCTAATAATAAATTCTAGAATTTATACCAATTAGTGTCGAAACCAATTGACACGTACTACGATTGTTCTAACAAGGCGACGACCTAAGGTATCCAATATTATAATGTGTTTTTGTAATATGAATTTCCATAATTTATAAGAGTAATCCCTCATCATTTATCGATTATCGTACAACAAACAATTCAAGCACACTGTTATTTGATGAGGATGTGAAATTGAATATGCGAAGTTCATCTTGTTggtgaagaaaaataaactaaactaAACTAATCATGGGTTTCTATTTCTTGGTACTAATTCTGGTAAAAAGTTACATATCTCAAATTTTTGGCTTTTTTGTGCCTGTATTCGAAGGATCACCTTTTCGCTTTATCCCCAAGAAATGCTCGACCTGAAAATAAGATGATCAACTTATATAAACTAACAGCGATCGCGTCTCGAAATGACGAATTCTATATGCTGAGAGTCGAAGTTTGGTAATAAGGCAgttgatttaaaaattgaacttaGATTgagacaaaaatgaaaatatgaatTGAGTATATGCTTAGAGTGCACACAAATGAAATTCGGGTACGCATATAACTAGAAATCTCCCGTATAGCATATGTTCCTAACTTATCAATAGCTGCCACCAATTCTTGAAGAACTTCCTCGATATTATAATCTCGTTGAGTAATAAATACTTGGAAGAATAAGGAAAGAAGACTCACTTTTCTGTCACCAAGCATGGGTGTCAAGCCGCCGGGGAGATCCTTTTCGACGGTAGCAAAACCACTTCTTGGATCACTTGTTTGGCTACAAACATTAAAGACAACCAGAAAACAGTTTGAAACTGAATGGCTAAATGCAAAAACAAGAGGCAAAATACTTGTTCCAATGAAAACGGAGCATACCCAGGTTTAACGTGACCGCTGAGAACAAGGTAAGGTGTTTTTAATTGTGCTTGAGCTTCCCTCATTCTCTCCACTGATAACGAAGGTGTATCAGCATTCTTCATCtgcttcaacttcaactctTCTTGGTATTGCTTCATGCgcttttcttgtttcattttcccaGGTCCCTTGCCATGGAACTTGTGAGAAAGTTGGCGAAatgactcctttggagtcatCTGGTACAGTAGAAAGGCACAAGTGAGAATAGAAAACTCCTTAATGGTAAGCATAGGAGTAATATCACATCCTAAAGCAGCCCATAGAAAAGATAGACCAGAAATTATAATCAAACTCCATTGGAACAAGAGAACAAAATTGACACCTCTAGGCAAAAGCCTTGTGCAGTTGGCATAAACATGTAAGACTGCCAACAATTCAGAGACGAGAGACTCATATTCAGCGCAACTTGAATGTCTTTGTGTATTATTTGTCTTCTGGTAGTGAGTGCATTTCATTGTTGgaataaaatacaaagaagaagagcaaGCATGACTTAAGTATGGCAATTTGAGAAGTAAACGGACACAATTTCCTAAATGTAATTTTACgcatttaaaaaagaaatcctaCTTTAACTTGGCACCTAGCTCCTCATTACACTACCAGTAGGCATTTAAAAACCAGTAAGTGAATATGTGGTGCAAGTAAACTAGATATGAACTACTTGGCTAAGTAAATTATAGAGTCGAAGCTAACTTACAATTCGCCCAAATTCATCAGTCCTCTCGATGTGAATCTCCTTTTTGTAATCCACCAAAGAAGATAAACGGGAATCCTTTGACTTAGCTTCCtttggttcatcttcatctaTTATACCAACAAGTTTGCTCTTTCTCTTGTCCATGTTTCTGCCACCCCATTCAATGCTTTCCTTCAGAGTCCCACGATCCTTAAGCAGTTTCAGTACACTGGATAATCCCTTTCCAACAGGAACTTCATGGATTGTTTCATCGGGAGCTATTGTCTCATTATCCTCAGGAGTGGGTTCTTCTTTGGCAGTATCTTTGACCTCAGTCCACCCACCATCTTTATCCTTCTCATCTTCATGATATTCTTCTTTTGGTGCTTCATCGTCATCCATAAAgacatcttcttcttcaggtTTATGAGattctgaaagaaaaagaaaaagaaaaaacccagtTCACTCTCCCTGGTTTTCCTCATTTATCTCATTTTTAAACCTTCTATTCGCGATTATAAAGCTTTTAATTATGACATATCCATTTAGAACAGAAAATAGCATGCCAGAATTTATGTTTGGCTTAAGTCAAGCAAATAGACGTTGTAGTTCAGATTTAGCAAGCACACGAAAAAACAGGTCTTCTAGATGGTTAGTGTTCATTGAAAATCCCAAAGATCGACACAGTTTGAAGGTCGACAGGAAGCCTGCGAGAACCACTAACAAAGCCCAATGAGGCGGGAGAGGGGGGGGAGAGAAAATAAAGACCAACAAGTACACCGTGCTCAAGATTGACTGGGGACTTATAGGAACAGTCAATGTGAATAGCAATAAATGGTACAccaaaaagagaataaggaagATGATACCTTCATCAAGCTGGAGACCCCAGAcaaattcttccatttctgTAAAAACAACCTTATTTTCCTGCAACTCTCCTGCTTTTGTGTTTTGATCATCAGTTGTCTGCCCGCTGATTGTTGTTGTAGCAAGAAGAGCAACTGCTTCGGGTCCCGATGCTGCCTCCTGCTTCTTAAGAGCTAATTTTCTTGCTCTCTCCAGCGACTTATAGAggtcttcatcatcatcttcaatgAAAGTATCTTCATTGTCATCTAATCTGACTGAGCTTTGAACTAATTGTAGAGATCTTGATGCCTCGTCTGCTTTAGCATAGGCTGACTGGTATGCATTTTGTCGCATTTCTGCTTCAGATCTCTCTTGTTCTGTTTTTCGTGCTTGCCTGCTAGAATCATTTCGAGGACCAAGATCTCCAACACCCAATCCAGAGGAGATTGCTTCTGCTTCAAGGGCATCAATATCTagcttttccttctttcgaagagatttctttttcttgggCTTCTTAAATCGAAGCATTTCATCTTGAGTGTAATAATCATGCGAGACTTTCACTGATGCATTAAGATCTTCAAAGTGTTTGACTGAAGAAGCTCCCTGTAATCTTTTCCGAAGCTGGCAAAGAGCAAAAAGTTCACAGTAGGaagcaaaaaaagaagcaCTATAATATACTGAACCATTACCGATCTTCATGGGTAGGGTAGAACGTAGAATACAATTACCTCCTCAAGCTTCTTTTCTGCATCATTACTAAAGCGTCCAGTTCCATCTAGAGTTAGGCCCTACAACACAAATTGTCCTCAGAGAATGCTTATGCTCCAAGTTTAGAAATGATTCAAGTAAAGAACATGAATAAGATATAGAGCTCCTTATATAAGATTACAGAAACAGAAgctcaaaaggaaagaagtCCACCTCGTCTGCAGCTGCTGGGTCATCATACTGTGgcagcatcttcttctcacCAGCATTTTCATCATTAAACCTATAATAGAAGAATGGATGAGAACTGAGGCAGCCTGTAAAACAGTTCATAGAGCACTTAAATAAGTGACTTACTTATCATCATAAATCccggttttcttttttgctgcTTTATAGGCCATGTCTCTCTGCTTCTGTTCTCCAATTTCCACATTCTCAAGTACATCCATATCTGatgcattaaaatatataagtaCTTAAGAACTTCGGCCCt
This genomic window from Cucurbita pepo subsp. pepo cultivar mu-cu-16 chromosome LG01, ASM280686v2, whole genome shotgun sequence contains:
- the LOC111796123 gene encoding SART-1 family protein DOT2 — its product is MDADGSSVPEHDERNGHEARDRGEGQDDFGYSGAEKSSKHRSEDHRKSSRGEEKDHRSKDRDRSKRRSDDASKEKEKEVKDSERDRVHIRERRKEDRDEHDKERTREKKVKDKDYDREVYKEKEYERERDRKDRGKDKERGRERELEKDNVRGQDKERGKEKDRDRERERERDRDRKKKEKDKDRSNENEREKGREKRRDQEEKESYRNIDKERGKEKNLVDDKKGDQNKEKLRDKEGIGGKNDEERIDWIAHGAKDYMLESDGEDNRDRGVDQGNAVQHLGGEENSDGLKVGAQSSSAMLEERIRTMKEDRLKKQTEESEVLDWVKRSRKLEEKKLTEKEKALQLSKIFEEQDNIDQGASDDDIAAEDITSNLAGVKVLHGIDKVLGGGAVVLTLKDQNILADGDVNEDMDVLENVEIGEQKQRDMAYKAAKKKTGIYDDKFNDENAGEKKMLPQYDDPAAADEGLTLDGTGRFSNDAEKKLEELRKRLQGASSVKHFEDLNASVKVSHDYYTQDEMLRFKKPKKKKSLRKKEKLDIDALEAEAISSGLGVGDLGPRNDSSRQARKTEQERSEAEMRQNAYQSAYAKADEASRSLQLVQSSVRLDDNEDTFIEDDDEDLYKSLERARKLALKKQEAASGPEAVALLATTTISGQTTDDQNTKAGELQENKVVFTEMEEFVWGLQLDEESHKPEEEDVFMDDDEAPKEEYHEDEKDKDGGWTEVKDTAKEEPTPEDNETIAPDETIHEVPVGKGLSSVLKLLKDRGTLKESIEWGGRNMDKRKSKLVGIIDEDEPKEAKSKDSRLSSLVDYKKEIHIERTDEFGRIMTPKESFRQLSHKFHGKGPGKMKQEKRMKQYQEELKLKQMKNADTPSLSVERMREAQAQLKTPYLVLSGHVKPGQTSDPRSGFATVEKDLPGGLTPMLGDRKVEHFLGIKRKGDPSNTGTKKPKI